One window of Nocardia nova SH22a genomic DNA carries:
- a CDS encoding ABC transporter ATP-binding protein codes for MTADALGTETTAVATFAARATDLTKLYGSGDTQVRALDGVSAEFAPREFTAIMGPSGSGKSTLMHCLAGLDSATSGTVSIGDTALTGLSDKQMTKLRRDRIGFVFQAFNLVPTLTALENITLPLDIAGRDPDREWLDTVIDRLGLRDRLDHRPSELSGGQQQRVACARALVGRPDIIFGDEPTGNLDSRSSGEVLSILRAAVDEFGQTVVIVTHEPHAASYADRVIFLADGRIVDELRDPTADSVLDRMKSLEG; via the coding sequence ATGACTGCCGATGCCCTGGGCACCGAAACCACCGCGGTGGCGACATTCGCGGCACGCGCCACCGACCTGACGAAGCTGTACGGCTCCGGAGACACGCAGGTCCGCGCGCTCGACGGAGTGTCCGCCGAATTCGCCCCGCGGGAGTTCACCGCGATCATGGGACCCTCCGGTTCCGGTAAATCCACCCTCATGCACTGTCTGGCCGGACTGGACAGTGCCACCTCCGGAACCGTGTCCATCGGTGACACCGCGCTGACCGGGCTGTCGGACAAACAGATGACCAAGCTGCGCCGCGATCGGATCGGCTTCGTCTTCCAGGCCTTCAATCTGGTGCCGACGCTCACCGCCCTGGAGAACATCACGCTGCCGCTGGACATCGCGGGCCGCGACCCGGACCGGGAGTGGCTGGACACGGTGATCGACCGGCTCGGCCTGCGGGACCGGCTGGACCACCGGCCCAGTGAGCTGTCCGGCGGCCAGCAGCAGCGCGTGGCCTGCGCGCGAGCGCTGGTGGGGCGGCCCGACATCATCTTCGGTGACGAGCCCACCGGAAATCTCGATTCGCGCTCGTCGGGTGAGGTGTTGTCGATCCTGCGGGCCGCGGTCGACGAATTCGGCCAGACGGTCGTCATCGTCACCCACGAACCCCATGCCGCCTCCTACGCCGACCGCGTGATCTTCCTCGCCGACGGCCGCATCGTCGACGAATTACGCGATCCGACGGCGGATTCGGTGCTGGACCGGATGAAGTCGCTGGAGGGATAA
- a CDS encoding deoxyribonuclease IV, with protein sequence MRIGAHVRQDSDPIGFGERLGADVIQMFVVDPQSWDKPQPHPQAEEIKASPIDVVVHSTYQINVASTNNRLRMPSRNAVAQQARAAADLGAFGLVVHGGHVRSDAEVEAGIVNWRKLFERQQDKGGFAVPILVENTAGGNHAMARHFDSIARLWDAIGDFGAGFCLDTCHAWAGGEELVGVVDRIRAITGRIDLVHLNSSRDDFNSGADRHANFADGTIDPQLLAEVCRTAGAPVVLETPAEGVAEDLAYLREHLG encoded by the coding sequence ATGCGCATTGGAGCACACGTCCGGCAAGACAGTGATCCGATCGGCTTCGGCGAGCGGCTGGGCGCCGATGTCATCCAGATGTTCGTGGTGGATCCGCAGAGCTGGGACAAACCGCAACCGCATCCGCAGGCCGAGGAGATCAAGGCCAGCCCGATCGATGTGGTCGTGCATTCCACGTACCAGATCAACGTGGCCAGTACGAACAACCGGCTGCGCATGCCCTCACGCAACGCGGTGGCCCAGCAGGCCCGGGCCGCCGCCGATCTGGGCGCCTTCGGCCTGGTCGTCCACGGCGGGCACGTCCGCTCGGATGCCGAGGTCGAAGCCGGAATCGTCAACTGGCGCAAGCTGTTCGAACGTCAGCAGGACAAGGGCGGCTTCGCGGTGCCGATTCTGGTGGAGAACACCGCGGGCGGAAATCACGCCATGGCACGGCATTTCGATTCCATCGCCCGGCTGTGGGACGCGATCGGCGATTTCGGGGCCGGATTCTGCCTGGACACCTGCCATGCCTGGGCCGGTGGTGAGGAACTGGTCGGCGTGGTCGACCGTATCCGCGCGATCACCGGCCGCATCGATCTGGTGCACCTGAACTCCTCGCGCGACGATTTCAACTCCGGCGCCGACCGGCACGCGAACTTCGCCGACGGCACCATCGACCCGCAGTTGCTGGCCGAGGTCTGCCGCACCGCGGGCGCGCCCGTGGTCCTGGAGACACCGGCCGAAGGCGTCGCCGAGGACCTGGCCTACCTGCGCGAACATCTCGGCTGA
- a CDS encoding FAD-dependent monooxygenase — protein MMYDVHEPPVLIVGGGLTGLTAALFLRYHGVPSVLVERRSTTSPQPKARRINIRTMELFRQIGIAGEVEAAAADLAGYQAMAAGPTLAQAERLPFTLPGGLPDWDAITPSAACLCSQDLLEPTLRALAETRGCDIRFGVECVEFDETATGVTATLRTGDGVETLSASYLIAADGAHSPIRRRLGIGRHGRGSLGSAVNVYFRADLSELVRGREFNLCQIENDRVPGAFASIDGSRRWLFTSSATPDRAPEQWPALLREAIGADVELEVLSVLPWESGMFVADHFGAGRVFLAGDSAHVMPPYAAAGANTGIQDGHNLAWKLAMVLGGHAPAALLDSYDRERRPVGRYIADQSSIRTANLRTMTHESTDGTPLADPIALILGTRYPEGAFVDDGSPHTMARLDLTGRPGTRLPHRFLADGRSTLDLIGRNFALLLGPDAPAPQSGSHSIDIVRMDRDWCATVGSTPSGSLLVRPDQVVAWRTPVAPEDPDATVARIWDPILGGGTARAGSPELDLESS, from the coding sequence ATGATGTACGACGTACACGAACCACCTGTACTGATCGTCGGCGGCGGCCTCACCGGCCTCACCGCCGCCCTGTTCCTGCGGTATCACGGCGTGCCGTCGGTACTGGTCGAACGCCGTTCGACCACCTCGCCGCAGCCCAAGGCGCGCCGTATCAACATCCGCACCATGGAGCTGTTCCGGCAGATCGGCATCGCCGGGGAGGTCGAGGCGGCCGCCGCCGACCTGGCCGGATATCAGGCGATGGCCGCGGGCCCGACCCTGGCACAGGCCGAACGACTCCCCTTCACCCTGCCGGGCGGTCTGCCGGACTGGGATGCGATCACACCGTCAGCGGCCTGTCTGTGCTCCCAGGATCTGCTGGAGCCGACGCTGCGCGCACTGGCCGAGACCCGGGGCTGCGATATCCGCTTCGGTGTCGAATGCGTCGAATTCGACGAGACCGCAACGGGTGTCACCGCCACCCTGCGCACCGGCGACGGGGTCGAGACCCTGTCGGCCTCGTATCTGATCGCCGCCGACGGCGCCCACAGCCCGATCCGGCGGCGCCTCGGAATCGGCCGCCACGGTCGCGGCAGCCTCGGCAGCGCGGTGAACGTCTACTTCCGGGCGGACCTGTCGGAGTTGGTGCGCGGCCGCGAATTCAACCTCTGCCAGATCGAGAACGACCGTGTTCCAGGCGCTTTCGCGAGTATCGACGGCTCCCGGCGCTGGCTGTTCACGAGTTCGGCGACACCGGATCGCGCGCCCGAGCAGTGGCCCGCGCTGTTGCGCGAGGCCATCGGCGCCGATGTCGAACTCGAGGTGCTGAGCGTATTGCCCTGGGAGTCCGGCATGTTCGTGGCCGACCATTTCGGTGCGGGACGCGTCTTCCTCGCCGGTGACAGCGCTCATGTCATGCCGCCCTACGCAGCCGCGGGCGCCAACACCGGAATCCAGGACGGTCACAATCTGGCCTGGAAGCTCGCGATGGTGCTCGGCGGTCACGCACCGGCAGCCCTGCTGGACAGCTACGACCGGGAACGCCGCCCGGTCGGCCGATACATCGCGGATCAGTCCAGCATCCGAACGGCGAACCTACGCACCATGACTCACGAATCCACCGACGGCACCCCGCTCGCCGACCCGATCGCGCTGATCCTCGGAACCCGCTACCCCGAGGGCGCCTTCGTGGACGACGGCAGCCCGCACACCATGGCGCGGCTGGACCTGACCGGCCGCCCCGGCACCCGGCTCCCGCACCGCTTCCTCGCCGACGGCCGATCCACCCTCGATCTGATCGGGCGGAACTTCGCACTCCTGCTCGGACCGGATGCCCCTGCCCCGCAATCGGGTTCGCACTCCATCGACATCGTGCGCATGGACCGCGACTGGTGCGCCACGGTCGGTTCCACGCCGTCCGGCTCCCTTCTGGTCCGCCCCGATCAGGTGGTCGCGTGGCGGACACCGGTCGCTCCGGAGGATCCGGACGCGACAGTGGCCCGGATCTGGGATCCGATCCTCGGCGGCGGCACGGCGAGAGCTGGATCACCCGAGCTTGACCTCGAGTCGAGTTGA
- a CDS encoding serine/threonine-protein kinase produces the protein MLASGDVFAGYVIERLLGRGGMGQVYLAKHPRLPRMTALKLLNREMVADPEIRARFEREADLVAQLDHPKVVTVYDRGLEDGQLWISMQFIDGIDASSVDPQKLPPERAVQIIAEVAEALDYAHGNGVMHRDVKPGNMLLARSTGGKGERVYLTDFGIARLRDDGGHLTQTGTFTATLAYASPEQLTGAQLDGRSDQYSLACSLFWLFTGRGPFNAPNPAAVIRGHLQGPPPTLSSVRPGLPAGLDAVLNKAMSKRAADRFDSCADFAAAAKQAVSPVSAPRMPTVGRPYTGPPMPTQGRPPTGPGTPLAPNPHTGQPIPNVARPMAPPPNTGMRPMHQMPPMNQVRPGYGTAGQYNQPYGYRPPPPQAKSNTGLIVGIIVGTVVLLLVVLLILAAVSS, from the coding sequence ATGCTGGCAAGCGGCGATGTGTTCGCGGGCTACGTCATCGAACGACTGTTGGGCCGCGGTGGTATGGGTCAGGTCTATCTGGCCAAACATCCGAGACTGCCCCGGATGACGGCGCTGAAGCTGCTGAACCGGGAGATGGTCGCCGATCCCGAGATCCGCGCCCGGTTCGAGCGGGAGGCCGATCTCGTCGCGCAGCTCGATCATCCCAAGGTCGTCACGGTCTACGACCGCGGCCTAGAGGACGGCCAGCTCTGGATCTCCATGCAGTTCATCGACGGTATCGACGCCTCGAGCGTGGATCCGCAGAAATTGCCGCCCGAGCGGGCGGTGCAGATCATCGCCGAGGTCGCCGAGGCGCTGGACTACGCGCACGGCAACGGCGTCATGCACCGCGATGTGAAGCCGGGCAACATGCTGCTGGCCCGGTCCACCGGCGGGAAGGGCGAGCGGGTCTACCTCACCGACTTCGGCATCGCGCGGCTGCGCGACGACGGCGGACATCTGACCCAGACTGGAACCTTCACCGCGACCCTGGCCTATGCCTCACCGGAACAGCTCACCGGTGCGCAACTCGACGGGCGCTCGGACCAGTATTCCCTTGCCTGCAGCCTGTTCTGGCTGTTCACCGGCCGGGGCCCGTTCAACGCGCCGAATCCGGCCGCGGTGATTCGCGGGCACCTGCAGGGACCGCCGCCGACCCTGAGCAGTGTGCGCCCCGGCCTGCCCGCCGGACTGGACGCGGTACTGAACAAGGCGATGTCGAAGCGCGCCGCCGACCGGTTCGACTCGTGCGCCGACTTCGCCGCCGCCGCCAAACAGGCGGTGTCACCGGTCAGCGCGCCGCGCATGCCGACGGTCGGGCGCCCTTACACCGGGCCGCCCATGCCCACCCAGGGACGCCCGCCCACCGGGCCGGGCACTCCGCTGGCGCCGAATCCGCACACCGGACAGCCGATCCCGAATGTGGCGCGCCCGATGGCGCCGCCGCCCAACACCGGGATGCGGCCCATGCATCAGATGCCTCCGATGAATCAGGTGCGGCCCGGTTACGGCACCGCCGGGCAGTACAACCAGCCCTACGGTTACCGGCCTCCGCCGCCGCAGGCCAAGTCCAATACCGGCCTGATCGTCGGGATCATCGTCGGCACGGTGGTGTTGCTGCTCGTGGTGCTGCTGATCCTGGCGGCCGTGTCGAGCTGA
- a CDS encoding TetR/AcrR family transcriptional regulator — protein sequence MADEVPGPLIWTLPEPPGRPTTTLSRAGILRAAMTIADAEGARALTMRRVAQAVGASTPMSLYRYVGSKDGLVDLMIDAVYGEIPLPESSGRDSAVDWRSALERVALDTWAVIQRHLWFGELVHTRPPLGPNALRYFDFRFALLEPLGLSADDMSLLTGAVDGHLFGAALQSAEEQRMRARVDLATDDQLAAAARPLVEPLLADGRHPAFARWFHGRTGSGPDDPVVWTLRCLLDGIIARMGLDDAAGGAG from the coding sequence GTGGCAGACGAGGTACCCGGACCGTTGATCTGGACGCTGCCGGAACCGCCGGGACGGCCGACCACGACGCTCAGCCGCGCCGGAATCCTGCGTGCGGCGATGACGATCGCCGACGCGGAAGGCGCACGCGCACTGACCATGCGACGGGTCGCGCAGGCGGTGGGGGCGTCAACGCCGATGTCGCTGTACCGGTATGTGGGCAGTAAGGACGGTCTGGTCGATCTGATGATCGACGCCGTCTACGGCGAGATCCCGCTGCCGGAATCATCCGGCCGGGACAGCGCGGTGGACTGGCGCAGCGCACTGGAACGTGTCGCCTTGGACACCTGGGCGGTGATCCAGCGCCACCTGTGGTTCGGCGAACTCGTCCACACCCGGCCGCCGCTGGGGCCGAACGCGTTGCGCTACTTCGACTTCCGCTTCGCCCTGCTCGAACCGCTCGGCCTGTCCGCCGACGATATGTCGTTGCTGACCGGCGCGGTGGACGGCCATCTGTTCGGCGCCGCCCTGCAATCGGCGGAGGAGCAACGCATGCGCGCCCGGGTGGATCTGGCCACCGACGATCAGCTCGCCGCGGCGGCCCGGCCGCTGGTGGAGCCGCTGCTCGCCGACGGCCGCCATCCCGCTTTCGCGCGCTGGTTCCACGGGCGAACCGGCTCCGGCCCCGACGATCCTGTCGTCTGGACACTTCGCTGCCTGCTCGACGGCATCATCGCCCGCATGGGGCTGGACGACGCCGCGGGAGGCGCCGGCTAG
- a CDS encoding CaiB/BaiF CoA transferase family protein has product MEIRPLAGVRVLELGNYIAAPTAGRILGDFGAEVIKVERPKTGDELRNWRLYGGDTSMLYRTVNRNKKSITLDLRTEAGRAIVLDLVRHCDVLLENFRPGMLEKWGLGPEVLDEVNPDLVITRISAYGQTGPLSQRPGFAAVAEAVGGLRELVGDPDRPPVRVGVSIGDSIAGVYAAFGTVLALFQRKQVDERIPLPQRIIDVALNESILSVMESLVPDYEAYGINRQRVGGRMEGIAPSNAYPCSDGTSIIIGGNGDAIFQRYMQVIERPDLAEDPELQDNAGRWRHRDRLDAAIAEWTERRTRDEALAVLEQAGIPSGPIYTAADIVGDEQYRARNMIQRFPVDVGEDEPRQVAFTGIVPVIGDRSLPIRTVGPDLGEHTREVLSDLLGMSDADIDALGRP; this is encoded by the coding sequence ATGGAGATTCGACCGCTGGCCGGCGTTCGGGTGCTGGAGCTGGGCAACTACATCGCGGCGCCCACCGCGGGCCGCATCCTCGGCGATTTCGGGGCCGAGGTGATCAAGGTCGAGCGCCCGAAAACCGGTGACGAGCTACGCAATTGGCGTCTCTACGGCGGCGACACCTCGATGCTCTACCGCACCGTCAATCGCAACAAGAAGTCCATCACCCTGGATCTGCGCACCGAGGCGGGCCGGGCGATCGTGCTGGATCTGGTCCGGCACTGCGATGTGCTGCTGGAGAACTTCCGGCCCGGGATGCTGGAGAAATGGGGCCTGGGGCCGGAGGTACTGGACGAGGTCAATCCGGATCTGGTCATCACCCGCATCTCCGCCTACGGCCAGACCGGGCCGCTGTCACAGCGCCCGGGTTTCGCCGCGGTGGCCGAGGCGGTCGGCGGGCTGCGCGAACTGGTCGGCGATCCGGACCGCCCGCCCGTGCGGGTCGGCGTCTCCATCGGCGATTCGATCGCCGGGGTGTACGCCGCCTTCGGCACCGTGCTCGCACTGTTCCAGCGCAAGCAGGTCGATGAGCGAATCCCGTTGCCGCAGCGCATCATCGATGTGGCGCTCAACGAGTCGATCCTGTCGGTGATGGAGTCGCTGGTCCCCGACTACGAGGCGTACGGCATCAACCGGCAGCGGGTCGGCGGGCGGATGGAGGGTATCGCGCCCAGTAACGCCTATCCGTGTTCCGACGGCACCAGCATCATCATCGGCGGTAACGGCGACGCGATCTTCCAGCGCTACATGCAGGTCATCGAACGCCCCGATCTGGCCGAGGACCCCGAACTCCAGGACAACGCCGGACGCTGGCGCCATCGCGACCGCCTCGACGCCGCGATCGCCGAGTGGACCGAGCGCCGCACCCGCGACGAGGCGCTGGCCGTCCTCGAGCAGGCGGGCATTCCGAGCGGGCCGATCTACACCGCCGCCGATATCGTCGGCGACGAACAATACCGGGCGCGCAATATGATTCAGCGTTTCCCGGTCGATGTGGGCGAGGACGAACCCCGCCAGGTCGCCTTCACCGGCATCGTCCCGGTGATCGGCGATCGCTCGCTGCCCATCCGCACCGTCGGCCCGGACCTCGGCGAACACACCCGCGAGGTGCTGTCGGACCTGCTGGGCATGTCGGATGCCGATATCGATGCTCTGGGCCGACCATGA
- a CDS encoding TauD/TfdA dioxygenase family protein, giving the protein MSVDHAAASVSVRQLGTHIGAQIDGVRLGGDLAPETVAAIRAALNKHKVIFFRDQQHLTEDAQYEFAELLGSPTTPHPTVTSKGVKSLAIDSQHGRANSWHTDVTFVDRIPKASILRAVTLPSYGGSTTWASTVAAYESLPDSLKRLAESLRAVHTNKYDYAASQVDRPNQRSQAYRDEFESTYYETEHPLVRVHPETGERALLLGHFVKQIVGLTGNESHALFRLFQDRVTRLENTTRWNWSLGDVAIWDNRATQHYAIDDYDGAEHRKLTRITLAGDIPVGVDGRPSTIIAGNAEHYSIVDEVAQAA; this is encoded by the coding sequence ATGTCAGTCGATCACGCAGCAGCGTCCGTGTCCGTGCGTCAACTGGGCACCCACATCGGCGCACAGATCGACGGTGTGCGTCTCGGCGGCGATCTCGCTCCCGAGACGGTCGCGGCCATCCGCGCGGCCCTCAACAAGCACAAGGTGATCTTCTTCCGCGATCAGCAGCACCTCACCGAGGACGCGCAGTACGAATTCGCCGAACTGCTCGGCAGCCCCACGACCCCGCATCCCACGGTCACCTCCAAGGGGGTGAAGAGTCTGGCGATCGATTCCCAGCACGGCCGGGCCAACAGCTGGCACACCGATGTCACCTTCGTCGACCGGATCCCGAAGGCGTCGATTCTGCGGGCGGTCACGCTGCCCAGCTACGGCGGCTCGACCACCTGGGCCTCCACGGTCGCGGCCTACGAGTCGCTGCCCGATTCGCTCAAGCGCCTGGCCGAGAGCCTGCGGGCCGTGCACACCAACAAGTACGACTACGCCGCGTCCCAGGTGGATCGCCCGAACCAGCGGTCCCAGGCCTACCGCGACGAATTCGAGTCGACCTACTACGAGACCGAACATCCGCTCGTCCGGGTGCACCCGGAAACCGGTGAGCGCGCTCTGCTGCTCGGCCACTTCGTCAAGCAGATCGTCGGGCTGACCGGTAACGAGTCGCACGCGCTGTTCCGGCTGTTCCAGGACCGGGTGACCCGGCTCGAGAACACCACCCGCTGGAACTGGTCGCTCGGCGACGTCGCGATCTGGGACAACCGCGCGACCCAGCACTACGCGATCGACGACTACGACGGCGCCGAGCACCGCAAGCTGACCCGGATCACGCTGGCCGGGGATATCCCGGTGGGTGTGGACGGCCGTCCCAGCACCATCATCGCCGGTAACGCCGAGCACTACTCGATCGTCGACGAGGTCGCCCAGGCGGCCTGA
- a CDS encoding hydroxymethylglutaryl-CoA lyase, producing MSEDISAGLRDVTLRDGLQLTGKVLPTEHKVEIARTLLGLGVPELEIGSMARPDLVPPMANSLDVVAALSPEELRRCWVWVATPRQVARAAEAGVRNFQYCLSVSDAHNKANIGRTAEDSVAAMPEAIRLTEEVGGSIQLCLATSFTCPFDGPVDPERVLAIAADPRTDGAADIVIADTLGQAYPAQVHALIAAVRSRTPQRRILFHGHDTWGMGVANSLAALTAGADAVDGSLGGLGGCPFAPGASGNTASEDILFATRPDWFTPETLATMVDLTERLLSDLNEPNRSRTAEGARSEARAFEWVVPRPN from the coding sequence ATGAGCGAGGATATCTCTGCCGGTCTGCGCGATGTGACCCTGCGCGACGGCCTGCAGCTCACCGGGAAGGTGCTGCCCACCGAGCACAAGGTGGAGATCGCGCGCACCCTGCTCGGCCTGGGCGTGCCGGAACTGGAGATCGGCTCGATGGCCCGCCCGGATCTGGTGCCGCCGATGGCCAACAGCCTGGATGTGGTCGCCGCGCTGAGTCCCGAGGAACTGCGACGCTGCTGGGTGTGGGTCGCCACTCCCCGGCAGGTCGCGCGGGCCGCCGAGGCCGGGGTCCGGAATTTCCAGTACTGCCTGTCGGTGTCGGACGCGCACAACAAGGCCAATATCGGCCGCACCGCCGAGGACAGCGTGGCCGCCATGCCGGAGGCGATCCGCCTGACCGAAGAGGTGGGCGGATCCATCCAGCTGTGCCTGGCGACCTCGTTCACCTGCCCCTTCGACGGACCGGTCGATCCGGAGCGGGTCCTGGCCATCGCCGCCGATCCCCGCACCGACGGCGCCGCCGACATCGTCATCGCCGATACCCTGGGCCAGGCATATCCGGCACAGGTCCATGCCCTCATCGCCGCCGTTCGGTCACGAACCCCGCAGCGCCGCATCCTCTTTCACGGCCACGACACCTGGGGGATGGGTGTCGCGAACTCGCTCGCCGCGCTGACCGCCGGAGCCGACGCGGTGGACGGTTCGCTGGGCGGTCTCGGCGGCTGCCCCTTCGCCCCCGGCGCCAGCGGCAATACCGCCAGCGAGGACATCCTGTTCGCGACGCGCCCGGATTGGTTCACTCCCGAGACACTCGCGACGATGGTCGACCTCACCGAGCGTCTGCTGTCGGACCTGAACGAGCCCAACCGCTCACGCACCGCCGAGGGCGCCCGCTCCGAGGCCCGCGCCTTCGAATGGGTCGTTCCACGGCCGAATTAG
- a CDS encoding SgcJ/EcaC family oxidoreductase, with protein MTTRPSLDNPAERTAAQRVAAHLAAELQRAGETGDADLYDNSFAADVLWGTPFGATVIGYDTLNSIHHKLMSAQVAPQSVFEVVNASSPAPGVVVTQIRRRATDPEGFSEMAMYVLVERDGQWWLAAAQNTPVDLQKSALARAS; from the coding sequence ATGACGACACGCCCCAGCCTCGACAACCCCGCCGAGCGCACCGCCGCTCAGCGGGTGGCCGCCCATCTCGCCGCGGAGCTGCAGCGAGCGGGCGAGACCGGCGACGCGGATCTGTACGACAACTCCTTCGCCGCCGACGTGCTGTGGGGTACACCGTTCGGCGCCACCGTCATCGGCTACGACACGCTCAACTCGATCCACCACAAGCTGATGTCCGCACAGGTGGCGCCGCAGTCGGTGTTCGAGGTCGTCAACGCGAGCAGCCCGGCTCCCGGCGTCGTCGTCACCCAGATCCGCCGCCGGGCCACCGATCCCGAGGGGTTCTCGGAAATGGCCATGTACGTCCTGGTGGAGCGGGACGGGCAGTGGTGGCTGGCGGCCGCCCAGAACACCCCTGTGGACCTGCAGAAGTCGGCACTGGCCCGGGCTTCGTAA